A part of Kitasatospora acidiphila genomic DNA contains:
- a CDS encoding SpoIIE family protein phosphatase — MTLGPARQFTRPWQHVGMAAPIPVADAARDGRVVWAAGPEDLARRYPQVALAMPYAFCLGAVPLVSRTTTYGVAFFIWPAAHPTELSPGEQRGLTELAAQLAGLLAAAARSGRPVRPGPRPVPVNPPAPADTFAAVTGRLPEGLCGIGHDGRLNLVTPTAAELLGKPVEQLLGVKPWSALPWLRDPIYDHHYRAAVISGQATSFIAVRPPDRWLSFRLFPDANGLTVRIDMAAATQRDPSAPQVTAEPHPHTRPGALYHILQLASALTEATTVQDVVGMVSDQIVPAFGGRAVAILMAESGKLRIVGHRGYPPGLVDQFDGTPLTQSTPGVQASTNPVPAFFENRAELERLYAGRRETQDGMAAWAYLPLVTSGRLIGTCVLAFAEPHRFSLEERAVLTSLGGLIAQALDRARLYDTKFEFAHGLQDSLLPHALPVVPGLATAARYLPASEGMEVGGDFYDIIPVDGDAVAVVIGDVQGHNVNAAALMGQIRTAVRAFATADADPSTVLARTNRLVLDLGTTLLASCAYLRVQLGSREAWLADAGHPAPLLRDPDGRARLLNPAIGMVLNVDPGADYPQVRVALPVGSTLLLYTDGLIETPGTDIGQAQTMLAAALARHGAAPLDQLADTLIGQAGHADHRADDIALLLIRSVPGREPGKPASAASGPEGCPESTPENS; from the coding sequence ATGACCCTCGGGCCCGCCCGGCAGTTCACCCGGCCCTGGCAGCACGTGGGGATGGCCGCGCCGATCCCGGTGGCCGACGCTGCGCGCGACGGCCGGGTGGTCTGGGCCGCCGGACCGGAGGACCTGGCCCGCCGGTACCCGCAGGTCGCGCTCGCGATGCCGTACGCGTTCTGCCTGGGCGCCGTGCCGCTGGTCTCGCGCACGACGACGTACGGCGTAGCGTTCTTCATCTGGCCGGCCGCACACCCCACCGAGCTGTCGCCCGGCGAGCAGCGCGGGCTGACCGAGCTCGCCGCGCAGCTGGCCGGGCTGCTGGCGGCGGCGGCCCGGTCCGGCCGTCCGGTCCGCCCGGGGCCGCGGCCGGTGCCGGTCAACCCACCGGCCCCGGCCGACACCTTCGCCGCCGTGACCGGGCGACTACCGGAGGGGCTCTGCGGCATCGGGCACGACGGCCGACTCAACCTCGTCACGCCGACCGCGGCCGAACTGCTCGGCAAGCCGGTTGAGCAACTGCTGGGCGTCAAGCCGTGGTCGGCGCTGCCGTGGCTGCGCGACCCGATCTACGACCACCACTACCGCGCAGCGGTGATCAGCGGACAGGCCACCTCGTTCATCGCGGTGCGGCCGCCGGACCGGTGGCTCTCGTTCCGGCTCTTCCCGGACGCGAACGGGCTGACCGTGCGGATCGACATGGCCGCCGCCACCCAGCGGGACCCATCGGCCCCCCAGGTCACCGCCGAGCCGCACCCGCACACCCGCCCCGGCGCGCTGTACCACATCCTGCAGCTGGCCAGCGCGCTGACTGAGGCGACCACCGTGCAGGACGTGGTGGGCATGGTCTCCGACCAGATCGTGCCGGCCTTCGGCGGCCGGGCCGTCGCGATCCTGATGGCCGAGAGCGGCAAGCTGCGGATCGTCGGCCACCGCGGCTATCCGCCCGGGCTGGTCGACCAGTTCGACGGCACCCCGCTGACCCAGTCCACCCCCGGCGTGCAGGCCTCGACGAACCCGGTGCCGGCCTTCTTCGAGAACCGCGCCGAACTGGAGCGGCTCTACGCCGGCCGCCGCGAGACCCAGGACGGCATGGCCGCCTGGGCCTACCTGCCACTGGTGACCTCCGGTCGGCTGATCGGCACCTGCGTGCTCGCCTTCGCCGAGCCGCACCGCTTCAGCCTGGAGGAGCGCGCGGTACTGACCTCGCTCGGGGGCCTGATCGCACAGGCGCTGGACCGCGCCCGGCTCTACGACACCAAGTTCGAATTCGCCCACGGCCTGCAGGACAGCCTGCTGCCGCACGCGCTGCCGGTGGTGCCCGGTCTGGCCACCGCCGCCCGCTACCTGCCCGCCAGCGAGGGCATGGAGGTCGGCGGCGACTTCTACGACATCATCCCGGTGGACGGCGACGCGGTGGCCGTGGTGATCGGCGACGTGCAGGGCCACAACGTGAACGCCGCCGCGTTGATGGGCCAGATCCGTACGGCCGTGCGCGCCTTCGCCACCGCCGATGCCGACCCCAGCACGGTGCTCGCCCGCACCAACCGCCTGGTCCTCGACCTCGGCACCACGCTGCTCGCCAGCTGCGCATACCTGCGGGTCCAACTGGGCAGTCGGGAGGCTTGGTTGGCCGACGCCGGCCACCCCGCCCCGCTGCTGCGCGACCCCGACGGCCGGGCCCGGCTGCTCAACCCGGCGATCGGCATGGTGCTGAACGTCGACCCGGGCGCCGACTACCCGCAGGTCCGGGTCGCGCTGCCGGTCGGCAGCACCCTGCTGCTGTACACCGACGGGCTGATCGAGACTCCCGGCACCGACATCGGGCAGGCCCAGACGATGCTCGCCGCGGCGCTGGCCCGGCACGGGGCGGCACCCCTTGACCAGCTGGCCGACACGCTGATCGGCCAGGCCGGCCACGCCGACCACCGCGCCGACGACATCGCGCTGCTGCTGATCCGCTCGGTGCCGGGCCGAGAACCGGGAAAACCGGCGTCGGCTGCCTCCGGCCCCGAAGGATGCCCGGAGTCGACCCCTGAGAACTCGTAA
- a CDS encoding DUF4873 domain-containing protein, with product MSENRYRGWATLIDRGFEIVVHADLATRGSPGGPLSWGGHVQADRDEDFELMEKVREGRLRMPEGGEAAFVEVATDGSGGLDIVGRSAAPF from the coding sequence GTGAGTGAGAACCGATATCGCGGATGGGCGACGCTGATCGATCGGGGGTTCGAGATCGTGGTCCATGCAGATCTGGCCACTCGCGGCTCGCCCGGCGGCCCACTGAGCTGGGGTGGGCACGTTCAGGCGGATCGGGACGAGGACTTCGAGCTGATGGAGAAAGTCCGCGAGGGTCGCCTGCGGATGCCGGAGGGCGGCGAAGCCGCCTTCGTCGAGGTCGCCACCGACGGTTCCGGCGGCCTGGATATCGTCGGGCGCAGTGCGGCACCCTTCTGA
- a CDS encoding type 1 glutamine amidotransferase domain-containing protein translates to MITLQGRTVAFLVAPKGAEQIELTQPWQAVAEAGGTPRLVSTKAGRVEAFHHLDRADTFKVDDVLGEVSADRYDALVLPGGVANPDFLRTDRRAVGFVRAFFESGKPVAAICHAPWTLVEADVVRGRTLTSWPSVRTDLVNAGAHWVDEEVHICTSGPNVLITSRKPADLPAFAETLVTVVAKAKA, encoded by the coding sequence TTGATCACCTTGCAGGGCAGGACCGTGGCCTTCCTCGTGGCACCCAAGGGCGCCGAGCAGATCGAGTTGACCCAGCCGTGGCAGGCAGTCGCCGAAGCAGGCGGCACTCCACGGCTGGTATCCACCAAGGCGGGACGGGTGGAGGCTTTCCACCACCTCGACCGGGCCGACACTTTCAAGGTCGACGACGTGCTCGGCGAGGTGAGCGCCGACAGGTACGACGCTCTGGTGCTGCCCGGCGGGGTGGCGAACCCGGATTTCCTGCGGACCGACCGGCGAGCCGTGGGCTTCGTACGTGCGTTCTTCGAGTCGGGCAAGCCGGTCGCTGCGATCTGTCACGCCCCGTGGACGCTCGTTGAGGCCGATGTCGTACGCGGACGCACCCTTACCTCCTGGCCCAGCGTGCGTACCGACCTCGTCAACGCCGGCGCCCACTGGGTCGACGAGGAGGTCCACATCTGCACCAGCGGGCCGAATGTGCTCATCACCAGCCGGAAGCCGGCCGACCTGCCCGCCTTCGCGGAGACTCTGGTGACCGTCGTCGCCAAGGCGAAGGCGTAG
- a CDS encoding protein-L-isoaspartate(D-aspartate) O-methyltransferase, which translates to MTGDLFPEADNLVQAARETGIRDERLLGALRATPRAGFVPARYRALAYLDEPIPIANGQTTTQPSLSARMIDGLALTGNEHVLEVGTGLAFQTALLARLAADVVSIEMWPQLVRQARRNLARQSIRNVELCLGDGSRGVPDRAPYDAILVSAAFPDVPPPLIEQLRLGGRLVQPIGPGGEEQVVSFQRTASGLQPDRSSPWLGSSGCTDGTATRPEPAYAEQPPAAARARGRRRSRGPARGGLVEKPLGDTPSTSLAVRE; encoded by the coding sequence GTGACCGGAGACCTTTTCCCCGAAGCGGACAATCTCGTCCAGGCCGCCCGGGAAACCGGCATCCGCGACGAGCGCCTGCTCGGGGCCCTGCGGGCGACGCCGCGCGCAGGCTTCGTCCCTGCCCGCTACCGTGCCCTTGCCTACCTCGACGAGCCCATCCCGATCGCGAACGGGCAGACGACCACCCAGCCCTCACTCTCCGCGAGGATGATCGACGGCCTGGCACTCACCGGGAACGAACACGTCCTCGAAGTCGGTACCGGCCTGGCCTTCCAAACCGCTCTGCTCGCTCGGCTGGCCGCAGACGTCGTGAGCATCGAGATGTGGCCGCAGCTGGTTCGGCAGGCCCGGCGGAACCTCGCCCGCCAGAGCATTCGCAATGTGGAGCTGTGCCTCGGGGACGGCAGCCGCGGCGTACCGGACCGCGCCCCGTACGACGCCATCCTCGTCTCGGCGGCGTTCCCCGATGTCCCTCCACCGCTGATCGAGCAGCTTCGGCTCGGCGGCCGCCTGGTCCAGCCCATCGGTCCGGGCGGCGAGGAGCAGGTCGTGTCCTTCCAGCGCACCGCTTCGGGGCTGCAGCCCGACAGATCCTCACCATGGCTCGGTTCGTCCGGCTGCACGGACGGTACGGCTACCCGACCTGAGCCCGCCTACGCCGAGCAGCCGCCCGCGGCCGCCAGAGCTCGGGGGCGGCGGCGATCTCGAGGTCCAGCGCGTGGCGGGCTGGTTGAGAAACCCCTTGGTGACACACCATCAACCTCCCTCGCCGTGCGGGAATGA
- a CDS encoding recombinase family protein, giving the protein MAEFFDIGHSRTLPSARRPQAAALLVAMADPEREFDAIVFGSSERAFHGSQFSVMAPLFEHYGVAVWVPELGGAVDPLIAGHEELMILLGLLAKREITRTRIRVRTAGAVQTREQRRYLGGRPPYGYRLVDAGPAPEPGMGPARSSIAASRCRSSHGSDRAVDHRPALGRVQRRAEHPRPERSAIPCPSAADPDRNAHHSGEGWTLTTVRAVLANPRYTGRQVRNRQRTDHELLDPDNTTFGHRAPAPLRTRRWSASRTSSRSRTSG; this is encoded by the coding sequence GTGGCGGAGTTCTTCGACATCGGCCACAGTCGGACCCTGCCGTCGGCGCGTCGGCCGCAGGCCGCCGCCCTTTTGGTGGCGATGGCTGATCCTGAGCGTGAGTTCGACGCGATCGTGTTCGGTTCCAGCGAACGGGCCTTTCACGGAAGCCAGTTCAGCGTGATGGCGCCGCTGTTCGAGCATTACGGCGTCGCGGTGTGGGTCCCGGAGCTGGGCGGTGCGGTGGACCCGCTTATCGCTGGGCATGAGGAGCTGATGATCCTTCTCGGCCTCCTGGCCAAACGCGAGATCACCCGCACGCGAATAAGGGTGCGAACTGCCGGGGCTGTCCAGACGCGGGAGCAGAGACGGTACTTGGGTGGCCGACCACCCTACGGGTACCGCCTGGTCGATGCCGGCCCCGCACCCGAACCGGGCATGGGCCCGGCGAGGAGTTCGATTGCAGCGTCTCGATGTCGATCCTCACACGGCTCCGATCGTGCGGTGGATCATCGTCCAGCGCTTGGCCGGGTGCAGCGTCGCGCGGAGCACCCGCGGCCTGAACGATCGGCCATCCCGTGTCCTTCGGCTGCCGATCCCGATCGCAACGCGCACCACAGCGGCGAGGGATGGACGTTGACCACGGTGCGGGCCGTCCTGGCCAACCCCCGGTACACCGGGCGGCAGGTGCGGAACCGGCAGCGCACCGACCACGAGCTGCTCGACCCGGACAACACCACGTTCGGCCACCGGGCTCCAGCGCCCCTTCGCACCCGGCGCTGGTCAGCGAGCCGGACTTCGTCGCGGTCCAGAACCTCCGGGTAG
- a CDS encoding SWIM zinc finger family protein: MTALEDSTLDSGRLARGRTYARKGMVGTIVVAPGQIKAPVQGSQPRPYRSALHIPVLTGGQWDTLLTAIAARAGHVAALLDGEMPAELVEDTRAAGVPLLPGPTELDPECSCPDWGYPCKHAAALCYAIAARIDDDPFVLFALRGRGRDQVLGELRERRQAERPAAQETPAGTPAAAAYARWAQAPTSLPRPRVPEGRSSARRSESRLPVDPPAAFGLTRADLERLTADTAARARTLLAGDHTSLALTQRQDAVRLTATQRHLAWFQGLQAGTGLRPMELARLTRAWRYGGAVGMAVAEEPGPADPAVMASARTAVAEALADMASEGGPTPLRGWRNRLTLGDTGLQLRLGPDGRWYPYRQENGDWWPCAPATSDPVSALTTAWER, translated from the coding sequence GTGACCGCGCTGGAGGACTCCACCCTCGACTCCGGCCGCCTGGCCCGGGGCCGCACCTACGCTCGCAAGGGCATGGTCGGCACGATCGTGGTCGCACCCGGACAGATCAAGGCCCCGGTACAGGGCAGCCAGCCGCGCCCGTACCGCTCGGCGCTGCACATCCCCGTACTGACGGGCGGTCAGTGGGACACCCTGCTCACCGCTATCGCCGCGCGGGCCGGGCACGTTGCCGCACTGCTGGACGGCGAGATGCCCGCCGAACTGGTCGAGGACACGCGAGCCGCGGGCGTGCCGCTGCTGCCCGGACCCACCGAGCTCGACCCCGAGTGCTCCTGCCCCGACTGGGGCTACCCCTGCAAGCACGCCGCCGCACTGTGCTACGCGATCGCCGCGCGCATCGACGACGATCCCTTCGTGCTCTTCGCCCTGCGTGGCAGAGGCCGCGACCAGGTCCTCGGCGAGCTGCGCGAGCGGCGCCAGGCCGAACGACCGGCCGCGCAGGAGACCCCGGCCGGAACCCCGGCCGCTGCCGCGTACGCGCGCTGGGCCCAGGCACCGACCAGCCTGCCGCGGCCGCGCGTGCCCGAGGGCCGCTCTTCGGCCAGACGGTCGGAATCCCGGCTGCCGGTCGATCCCCCTGCCGCCTTCGGGCTCACCCGAGCAGACCTCGAACGCCTCACTGCCGACACAGCCGCCCGCGCCCGAACCCTCCTCGCCGGAGACCACACCTCCCTCGCGCTGACACAGCGCCAGGACGCGGTCCGCCTCACCGCCACCCAACGCCATCTCGCATGGTTCCAGGGACTGCAGGCCGGTACCGGACTGCGCCCCATGGAGCTCGCCCGGCTCACCCGAGCCTGGCGCTACGGCGGCGCGGTCGGGATGGCCGTCGCCGAGGAGCCCGGCCCCGCCGACCCGGCCGTCATGGCCTCGGCCCGCACCGCGGTGGCCGAGGCGCTCGCGGACATGGCATCGGAGGGAGGCCCAACACCGCTGAGAGGCTGGCGCAACCGCCTTACCCTCGGCGACACGGGCCTCCAACTCCGTCTCGGTCCGGATGGCCGCTGGTACCCGTACCGGCAGGAGAACGGCGACTGGTGGCCGTGCGCCCCGGCGACAAGCGACCCGGTCTCCGCTCTGACCACCGCCTGGGAACGCTGA
- a CDS encoding SseB family protein, protein MPGAELAERLVALHEGQIDSARVVLEFRRSAVLVPTRGGEPLAADLGGVQWLYAFTGEDALMRYAQAGELGPEVPYLTVYGWRLMDVAVPAMGVPAGVAVDVAGPAPFLLPPVRGVVPDAVAVDRG, encoded by the coding sequence GTGCCAGGGGCGGAGCTTGCGGAGCGTCTGGTTGCTCTGCACGAGGGGCAGATCGACAGTGCCAGGGTGGTGCTGGAGTTCCGTCGTAGTGCGGTGCTGGTGCCGACCCGGGGTGGTGAGCCGTTGGCGGCGGACCTCGGCGGGGTCCAGTGGCTGTATGCGTTCACGGGCGAGGACGCCCTGATGCGGTATGCGCAGGCCGGCGAACTGGGGCCCGAGGTGCCGTATCTGACGGTCTATGGCTGGCGGCTGATGGATGTGGCGGTGCCGGCGATGGGTGTTCCGGCGGGGGTGGCCGTGGATGTCGCGGGGCCGGCGCCGTTCCTGCTGCCGCCGGTGCGCGGGGTCGTTCCGGATGCGGTGGCGGTGGATCGTGGCTGA
- a CDS encoding putative T7SS-secreted protein: protein MGLLDSVGNDLNDLYKDGKKAAGGAVERGTHLVGDGLDAVGLHDAAHTVDNYGDKIADKLGAQIPELQLGQTDDPKQLVHGDTKAIGESATHLQVFHDAFESTGSGLRAMDSDHWQGQAAEAFRAKFTPHPAQWFAAADACDAAAKALDQYAQTVSWAQDQAKQAIDAYNAAKAAQKQAQDAYNTSVDTYNKALKTYDDATKSNNPNPGPKPTDPGTFKDPTGDQFTHAQDLLNGARSARDTAAATAAAALKTAMDAAPPEPSMAERLKLDASDLVQGENVARDHFGGGIIKGAAGIGDFIRGMNPTDIYNITHPATYIDHVNQVAAGLIKTSNHPTQLLSSVVGSGWGSDPFEAAGNLTTNLAFGAVTGGGGDVAAAGTDIAGNTARDAAENAGANAAKDGAENAGGTAGRDAVKDPNVPGRGKDDRVCDGDPIDMATGHMTLSQTDAHLAGVLPLLFTRTHDSHYRAGRWMGPTWACTMDERLEIDAEGVVLLQGDGIALAYPHPAPGAPTLPSTGARWPLALTSEGLYTVTDPISGRIRTFRRDPVHPALAPIDTIVDRAGHCLTFDYDYDGAPVGIRHSAGYHLEVDVTDSRITALRTAGLELVRYGYTDGHLTEVTNSSGLPLRFEYDDLGRMTAWIDRNDSRYDYVYDDQDRCISQGGSGGHLCWHYDYQPGLTIVTNSLGAVQRYEINELHQVTASTDALGHATRFARDRFHRLIEVVDPLGHATRFEYDELGNVTTVVRPDGAQSSSVYGPLGLATCVVDPDGSVWRRSYDDRGNCTALIDPTGLVTRFSYDAAGHLAAVTDSLGHRTSTRCDAAGLVVEAGDKLSGVTRFQRDEFGRPIAVSDPLGNTTKLVWSIEGRLISRTAPDGATEEWTYDPEGNVVARRDQLGGVTVMGYTDFDLLASRTTPDGARYTFEYDAELRLVEVTSPLGLKWHYRYDVAGRLTAETDFDGRTQVYSYFADGRIQSRTNAVRETVAYTYDAVGRVATKDVQGAVTSYAYDLMGRLVSAVSSGVELIRDYDRLGRLTAETVNGRTLAIERDQIGRRRVRRTPSGVTSNWGFDATGALKTLTTAGRTMKFTRDAAGREICRELGNDVSLAQSWDSSSRLTGQVLSSRSDADVNGLSALLQREYSYQADGSLVGITDQSSGTLRFILDPIGRITSVRGSMGVEEYAYDGSGNLTATGRVGPTGPGSAVPGEFSYQGTRVRQAGNLHFEYDAQGRVVRRRRKRVSRKSDVWHYTWDAEDRLTSVVTPDGQRWRYLYDPFGRRIAKQRTDDDMSVVEWTDFTWDGSSLIEQVANSPALPGPYTMTWEYDGLRPLAQLEMIIGDSEEQDRQHYFAFVTDLVGTPTHLVDPAVSKAWSARTSLWGDTTWPADGATSTPLRFPGQYYDPETQLHYNFHRYYDPATAHYLTNDPLGLRAAPNTRAYVHNPTTWADPLGLAPDDCPITPTTNGGSWDPAEAPYLYRGVPYADGTDPIAWQRAYENALQGRAEPNGTNMDVQRHVGGNTEDSGYTSWSTDYEDVALDYSREGNGPGVVLRIPNADGTGYFRVPGVNYVEDYASELEVTIGGTVPDAEISVNGGPWTRLER from the coding sequence ATGGGGCTGCTCGACTCGGTCGGCAATGACCTGAACGACTTGTACAAGGACGGCAAGAAGGCGGCCGGCGGGGCGGTCGAAAGGGGGACGCATCTGGTCGGTGACGGGCTGGACGCGGTCGGTCTGCACGATGCCGCGCACACGGTGGACAACTACGGCGACAAGATCGCCGACAAGCTGGGTGCGCAGATCCCCGAGTTGCAGCTGGGCCAGACCGACGACCCGAAGCAACTGGTGCACGGCGATACCAAGGCCATCGGGGAGTCGGCGACGCACCTGCAGGTGTTCCACGATGCCTTCGAGTCGACCGGCAGCGGGCTGCGGGCGATGGACAGCGACCATTGGCAGGGTCAGGCCGCGGAGGCGTTCCGCGCCAAGTTCACCCCGCACCCGGCGCAGTGGTTCGCGGCGGCGGACGCGTGTGACGCGGCGGCCAAGGCGCTGGACCAGTACGCGCAGACCGTCAGTTGGGCGCAGGACCAGGCCAAGCAGGCAATCGACGCCTACAACGCGGCGAAGGCAGCCCAGAAGCAGGCGCAGGACGCGTACAACACGAGCGTCGACACCTACAACAAGGCCCTCAAAACCTACGACGACGCCACCAAGAGCAACAACCCCAACCCGGGGCCCAAACCGACCGATCCGGGCACCTTCAAGGACCCGACCGGCGATCAGTTCACCCACGCCCAGGACCTGCTGAACGGCGCCCGCTCGGCCCGGGATACGGCGGCCGCGACCGCGGCTGCGGCGCTGAAGACCGCCATGGACGCGGCCCCGCCGGAGCCGAGCATGGCCGAGCGGTTGAAGCTGGACGCGTCCGACCTGGTCCAGGGAGAGAATGTCGCCAGGGATCACTTCGGCGGCGGCATCATCAAGGGCGCGGCCGGCATCGGGGACTTCATTCGCGGCATGAACCCGACGGACATCTACAACATCACCCACCCCGCCACCTACATCGACCACGTCAACCAGGTCGCCGCCGGCCTGATCAAGACCAGCAACCACCCCACCCAACTGCTCTCCTCGGTAGTCGGATCCGGCTGGGGCTCCGACCCCTTCGAAGCCGCCGGCAATCTCACCACCAACCTCGCCTTCGGCGCCGTCACCGGCGGCGGTGGCGACGTAGCAGCGGCCGGCACCGATATCGCCGGGAACACCGCCCGAGACGCGGCCGAGAACGCGGGCGCAAATGCTGCCAAGGACGGGGCGGAGAACGCGGGCGGCACCGCGGGCCGCGACGCCGTCAAGGACCCCAACGTCCCCGGCCGCGGCAAGGACGACCGGGTCTGCGACGGCGACCCGATCGACATGGCCACCGGCCACATGACGCTGTCGCAGACCGACGCCCACCTCGCCGGCGTCCTCCCGCTGCTCTTCACCCGCACGCACGACTCGCACTACCGCGCCGGGCGTTGGATGGGCCCGACCTGGGCCTGCACAATGGACGAGCGCCTGGAGATCGACGCCGAGGGCGTCGTCCTGCTCCAGGGCGACGGCATCGCCCTGGCCTACCCGCACCCCGCACCAGGCGCTCCGACCCTGCCGAGCACGGGCGCCCGTTGGCCACTGGCCCTGACCTCCGAGGGCTTGTACACGGTCACCGACCCGATCTCCGGCCGCATACGTACCTTCCGTCGCGACCCGGTCCACCCTGCCCTCGCCCCGATCGACACCATCGTCGACCGGGCCGGCCACTGCCTGACGTTCGACTACGACTACGACGGTGCCCCGGTCGGCATCCGCCACAGCGCTGGCTACCACCTGGAAGTCGACGTCACCGACTCCCGCATCACCGCCCTCCGCACGGCAGGGCTCGAACTCGTCCGCTACGGCTACACCGACGGCCACCTCACCGAAGTCACCAACTCCTCGGGCCTGCCGCTGCGGTTCGAGTACGACGACCTCGGCCGGATGACCGCCTGGATCGACCGCAACGACTCGCGCTACGACTACGTCTACGACGACCAGGACCGCTGCATATCCCAAGGCGGCTCCGGAGGACATCTATGCTGGCACTACGACTACCAGCCAGGTCTTACCATTGTCACGAACTCCCTTGGTGCGGTACAGCGATATGAGATAAATGAGCTGCACCAGGTGACGGCCTCCACGGACGCGCTTGGGCATGCCACGCGGTTCGCCCGCGACCGCTTCCACCGCCTTATTGAGGTGGTGGACCCGCTCGGTCACGCAACTCGGTTCGAGTATGACGAATTGGGCAACGTGACCACCGTGGTTCGTCCTGACGGAGCACAGTCCTCCTCTGTCTACGGGCCCCTCGGCCTCGCCACCTGCGTGGTTGACCCCGACGGTTCAGTCTGGCGCCGGAGTTACGACGACCGGGGCAACTGCACTGCTCTGATCGACCCGACTGGGCTGGTAACCCGATTCAGTTACGACGCTGCCGGCCACCTCGCTGCAGTAACGGACTCACTTGGCCACAGGACTTCCACTAGGTGCGATGCAGCTGGTCTGGTAGTCGAGGCAGGGGACAAGCTTAGTGGTGTGACTCGGTTCCAGCGCGACGAATTCGGCCGACCTATTGCGGTGTCGGATCCGCTAGGGAACACGACCAAGCTTGTCTGGAGCATCGAGGGGCGTCTAATCTCGCGGACTGCACCCGACGGTGCAACCGAAGAGTGGACCTACGACCCCGAGGGGAATGTTGTCGCACGGAGGGACCAACTCGGTGGAGTCACGGTCATGGGCTACACGGACTTCGACCTCCTTGCCAGCCGTACTACTCCTGACGGCGCCCGGTACACCTTCGAGTACGACGCCGAGCTCCGACTCGTTGAGGTAACCAGTCCCCTGGGTCTCAAGTGGCATTATCGGTATGACGTGGCAGGCCGTCTGACGGCTGAGACGGATTTCGATGGCCGAACGCAGGTCTACAGCTACTTTGCCGACGGCCGGATTCAGAGTCGCACCAATGCAGTCCGTGAGACCGTGGCATACACATACGATGCCGTTGGCAGGGTTGCCACCAAGGATGTCCAGGGTGCGGTCACGTCATATGCCTACGACCTGATGGGGCGGCTGGTCTCGGCGGTAAGTTCCGGTGTGGAGTTGATCCGCGATTACGATCGACTTGGCCGCCTGACCGCGGAGACCGTCAATGGCCGCACCCTTGCGATTGAGCGCGATCAGATCGGGCGGCGTCGGGTACGGCGAACACCATCGGGCGTGACGAGCAACTGGGGATTCGATGCGACAGGTGCTCTGAAGACGCTGACAACCGCGGGACGGACTATGAAGTTCACCCGTGATGCTGCAGGGCGCGAGATCTGCCGGGAGCTCGGAAATGACGTCAGCCTGGCCCAGTCTTGGGACAGTTCTAGCCGCCTGACTGGTCAGGTGCTGTCCAGCAGGAGCGACGCAGATGTGAACGGGCTCTCGGCTTTGCTGCAGCGCGAGTACAGCTACCAAGCCGACGGAAGCCTAGTCGGCATCACGGATCAGAGCTCGGGAACCCTTCGTTTCATATTGGACCCCATAGGTCGAATTACCTCGGTCCGAGGGTCTATGGGGGTCGAGGAGTATGCTTACGACGGTTCAGGAAACCTCACCGCTACCGGGCGAGTCGGCCCCACAGGACCAGGGTCTGCTGTCCCCGGCGAGTTTTCTTATCAGGGTACTCGCGTCCGTCAGGCTGGAAACTTGCATTTTGAATACGACGCCCAAGGACGCGTTGTCCGCCGTAGGCGGAAGAGGGTCTCACGTAAGTCCGACGTCTGGCACTACACGTGGGACGCCGAAGACCGTTTGACATCTGTTGTCACCCCCGATGGTCAGCGTTGGCGCTATCTCTATGATCCATTCGGTCGGCGCATTGCGAAGCAACGCACAGATGACGATATGAGTGTAGTCGAGTGGACCGACTTCACATGGGACGGAAGCTCGCTGATTGAGCAGGTTGCAAACAGTCCTGCGCTTCCTGGGCCGTACACGATGACATGGGAATATGACGGATTGCGTCCGTTGGCCCAGCTGGAAATGATCATTGGCGATTCGGAGGAGCAGGATCGGCAGCACTATTTTGCCTTCGTCACCGACCTTGTGGGAACTCCAACGCATCTAGTCGATCCAGCGGTATCCAAGGCGTGGTCCGCCCGCACGAGCCTCTGGGGTGATACGACTTGGCCGGCTGATGGTGCTACCTCTACGCCCCTTCGGTTTCCAGGTCAATATTATGATCCTGAAACGCAGCTTCACTACAATTTCCACCGCTACTACGATCCAGCCACTGCCCACTACCTGACTAATGACCCACTCGGATTGCGAGCTGCGCCTAATACCAGGGCGTACGTTCACAACCCGACCACCTGGGCGGATCCATTGGGGTTGGCGCCGGATGACTGTCCTATCACGCCGACGACGAATGGTGGTAGTTGGGACCCTGCCGAGGCTCCTTATCTCTACCGTGGCGTCCCCTATGCGGATGGCACGGATCCGATCGCGTGGCAGCGAGCCTACGAGAACGCCCTCCAAGGCAGGGCTGAGCCTAATGGCACCAACATGGATGTTCAGAGGCACGTCGGTGGTAACACGGAGGATAGCGGCTACACCTCCTGGAGCACCGATTATGAGGACGTGGCGCTCGACTACAGTAGGGAAGGAAATGGACCCGGCGTAGTCCTGCGGATCCCCAATGCCGACGGCACCGGGTATTTCCGGGTCCCCGGCGTCAACTACGTCGAGGACTACGCTAGCGAGTTGGAGGTCACCATCGGCGGGACCGTGCCTGATGCTGAGATAAGTGTGAACGGAGGACCATGGACCCGGCTCGAGCGGTGA